AACGAAAAGAGTAATAAGAAGTGAAAAGGACAGAGACACTTCCCAACCAGAAAGCGAAGTTACCACTGAAGGTATACTTAGTGTAAGCGAGCTCTAAGATAACATCTTTGGAATAAAATCCAGTTGGAAAAGGAAATCCAATTAGAGATAAGCTGCCTATGAGCATCATGGCATAGGTAAAAGGAAACGAGGAGGCAAGCCCTCCCATCTTCCGCATATCTTGCTCATCCGACATGGCATGAATCACCGAACCAGCACTCAAGAATAGTAATGCTTTGAAAAAGGCGTGATTCATTAAGTGAAAGATGCTAACCGAATAGTTAGAGATGCCGCAAGCAAAGATCATATAGCCTAATTGACTGCAAGTAGAATAAGCAATTACCCTCTTGAGATCATTCTGTAATATTCCTGTTGTTGCCGCAAGGAATGACGTCATAGCTCCTGCAGAAGTAATAACTATCAAAGCGGTAGGTGGGTATTCAAATAAAGGGGAGCACCTTGCTATCATGAAAACGCCAGCTGTTACCATAGTAGCTGCATGAATCGAAGCAGATACTGGAGTTGGACCCTCCATTGCATCGGGTGACCGAGTATGCGATCCTATCTGTGCAGATTTCCCAACAGCACCAATAAAAAGTAAAATACAAATCAGTGTGTAGGCATTCAATCTTATATTGCAAGAAATCCATGAATTTCGGGGGGCACTAGCACAAGCAAAAATGGTGGAAAAGTCTACGGTTTGAAAGAGAGTAAAACGACCCGAAATCCCAAGAGCTAATCCAAAATCACCTACTCGATTGACAGGCATAGCTTTTGTAGCTGCTTTATCTGCCTGAAGTCGTGTGAACCAGAAATTGATTAACAAATATGAAGCAAGACCTACTCCCTCCCAGCCCAGGAATAATTGAAGAGAGTTATCCCCAGTCACCAACATTGGCATAAAAAAAGTAGGAATTGATAAATAACACATAAATCGAGGGCTATGCGGATcctcatgcatatatgtaatggaATAAAGATGGACCAAGCTACTTATAGATGTAACCACAATTAACATAACTACGGTCGGGCTATCGAACACAGAGTCAGAAGTGAATGACGAGTCGGACCCATCTGCTAATCCTGCGAGCTCCCCTTGCTATGATGTGGTGGTTAACCTCTAATTCGAATTCAGTGCTCTCCGAACCGTGCGGGAAGGTTTCCCATCACACGGCTCACAAACTTGATCTTAGCAGGAACCTTATTAAAGAACTATCTTAGCAGGAACCTTATTAAAGAACTGGCCTGGAAAATCCCTTTGCTACTCAAGTGTACGGCAGATGCCGTGCTTAGGCCCCTTCTTCCCTTTGACCTAATCCAATTGTTGAGTCCTGCCTGCCTGAAACTTATTGGTATAGTAGGTATGGAACTTATTGGTATAGTGGGTATGGCGTGTAGACTAGCCCCCTTTTGCATTATAGGTGATTTACTACCGAAGCGAAGATTATAGGTTCATTTACTACCGAAGCGAAGAAAAGGCTGGATCAAGAGAAAAGGGAGTACTACGAGCCCTCTGCCCCACGCATATAACCTGCTCGCGTGGTTCACCGGTTCCACCGACTTAAACCCTTAGATAGAGTTCATTTCCGTCGATACAGAGGTGCGCTTTAAGTGTGGGGGTGTGCTGTCCCTATTGGGCTGGGACCTTTCCCAGAAGGCCCTAAAGTGAAGGGGCATAAGCGCCCTCTTGCAACCCTTATGCAAGGCGCCGTCTTAGCCTTACCAAAtcaaagaagagctcccacacctGTAGCGTTCGTGATCGGACTCCTCAACTTTGTATCGATCTAAAGGCTGGGCTAAAGCCCTGGGAGTTTTACGTCAAGTATGTACCCCCTCGATTCCCGACATGCTATTTGACTCCCGGGTGGGTAGGAGCGGGTCGATTCCGTATCGCCGCGGAGCAACAGCAGCGTCCGGATCTGCTCTATCTACTCGGCAATTCCGCCGGTTACTTCACGGTCGCCAAAGAAGCCCCAAGAAGCATCAAACATTTCCAATGAGATCCAGGGAGATATTCTGATATAACAAGCACTAGCTCCCGGTGCTACTTCATAAAATGCAATCAAAGAGAAGATTGATGATAATGAAACTAGAGTTGTAGTAATTATGGCGGTTCCTTCAGAGCCTAGAAAACGTCCGAAAAAACCTGCTAAGGAACTACCCAGCAGAGGCAAGAAGACAATAAGTAGATACATAAGATCCAGTGTATTCAGAAGACCAGAAAGAAATTGAAGACAATCAAAAGAGTCGCCTGTCATTGAGACAAGTAGCATATAAGGCACTTGAAACTTGCTTGCTGTGGGCAGCGGCAAGAGATTGAGTTTCGTTCCTATGAGCAGAGACTGGACCGGAATCATTCACCGTTTATAAAAGCGAGGCTGATACTCTTAAGATTATATATGACACTACAATCAGAATACTCTTAAGATTATATATGACACTACAATCAGAAAGTCAGCCAAGAAACTACAAAGACATAAGAAAAAACAGAGTCCCTATGGGATGTACAATAATGTTATGGTAGAAAGAATACCAGGGTAGAAAGAATACCAGCAAACTACAACATCAAAGAGAAACTGCCTCCATACTACTACATATTGAATTGAATCATATTATATATTAGATTATTTGTTCATCAGCTTGGTTCATCAAGCTTTAGGATCTCCCCACTCTTTTGAATAGCAAACACTTTATGCGCCTTGGGACATTCTTTGCTAGCGGTCTCTCCTCTCGATCCCGCTCCGTAGGCTTCCATACTATCTCGTTCGCTTAGGTCCGACTATCTCTTCTAGGCACGGGAATGTCGACCTGGGCTCACACACTGTTATTAAAGGGCGTTCCCCTGGGCATTCTATTCTGCTTCAAAGCCAAGTGTTTCACAAGCCCCGGCCAAGCAGACGCAAAGTCACGGCCAAGCAACTAAGCGCCAAGAAGATTGGTAATAACCATAGCGAGTGGAATTCTTTTATGACTTGGTTCAATTCTGAGTCTTCTACTAGATGCTTACTACTAGCAGCGGGGGCTTTCTTCACCGACAAAAGCACTGTCCTGTCAATCAGCTGTCAATCATAATTTCACTCTCAAGTAATAATTCCTTTTGATAAGCCGGGGCCAAACCTTTTTAGCTAATGGAAGAGTGCTCGATACGGAAAGAATCAATTCCGCAGTATTAGCATATCCTGTAGTAGATTCAAAGTAAGGGTCGATTACATTGAGCTGATAGAGATAGAGCTGATCTGATCTAGCAGTAAAGAAGATGTCTTTGCTGGTGAGGAAGCAGCTCCGTAAGCAAGATATGAAGCGGGAATCAAAGTGTAGTTCGACAAAAGAAAAAGCTGTGGTATTGTATAGAGGAAGGGAATATGACTTCTACTGGTGCTCGATAGATTATTCCATTTCATGATTCACCCTCTGTCTTCATCGGCTAATGCGAGTGAACTCTAAACTGCCCAGTCCGCTCCTAGAGGTGAGCTTCAAACCTCCAACCCTGCCTTCCATTCTTTTATGCCCGGCTGTTAGGCTTCTTCTCCTGTCTTTGAGATTCTGACTTATGTTTTGAATTCTGAAATATGTTATTGAAATACGTTATATGGTATATTTGTATTGGTAATAGGCGTCTCATATCACCCCTACTCTACTATATGGAAGGTTAACGTAGAATGAGTTATGTTACCAAAAGACTGAGTTGCTGACTAACTAGAATAAACCAATAAACCCACAGGAATGCAACAGTTACTAACAAGGCAAAGGCTAAGGCTTTCAATACAACAGATGAGACTGCTATTCCTCCGCGGAAACTATTATGATTAGAATAGAATCACTTACCTTTAAAGAGCTTAGAATTCAGTTGATGCCTATAAAACAGTAGTTACAGTTTGCAGCTAAGGCTCAAAGACAGTAGCATAATACCAACCTGGGCGGGGTATTATCATAGGAATAAGTGGTTTCGGTTTGAAAGCAAGTAAGTATGAGAAGTCAATCCAAGAATCAAAGAAAGGGAAATCGGACTTAgcgcaaggtgctgaaagcctagagTTCAGAGTGACAGAGGCAATTAGAAGGATCAATCAAGCTAACAAGCAAGAGTTAACAGGTTGTGAAGTAAGTATTCTAGGTAGTTAGTAGTTTGCTTCTCCTAGTTATTAGTTAAAGAACGAGAGAGCCGGTGTAGTAAGAGTAAAAGCCATGGTACAAAAGCTTATATGATTGGGCGGGTGCCTAGGGCGAGTACTGCTAGTTTTAGGGTCAATAGCGAAAGACTCAAAGATGGGGATATAAGATTTTCATCAAGTAAGGGCAGGCTCATTAGTAGTGAAGGCAGACTCCGAAGTTAACTGCGGACTTTAAGGCAGTGCTATTAGCCTCCCGCTACCTACTTTGATTCTATCTTTGTTAATTATATATGAAATGCACTATTCAGTTCACTTATGTAATATTGATTATGTTGTTGATGAATGAAACACAGAAGTGACTAACAAGATCGATACTGCTCCTAACGAGA
The nucleotide sequence above comes from Musa acuminata AAA Group cultivar baxijiao unplaced genomic scaffold, Cavendish_Baxijiao_AAA HiC_scaffold_1146, whole genome shotgun sequence. Encoded proteins:
- the LOC135671647 gene encoding NADH-ubiquinone oxidoreductase chain 5, with the translated sequence MLIVVTSISSLVHLYSITYMHEDPHSPRFMCYLSIPTFFMPMLVTGDNSLQLFLGWEGVGLASYLLINFWFTRLQADKAATKAMPVNRVGDFGLALGISGRFTLFQTVDFSTIFACASAPRNSWISCNIRLNAYTLICILLFIGAVGKSAQIGSHTRSPDAMEGPTPVSASIHAATMVTAGVFMIARCSPLFEYPPTALIVITSAGAMTSFLAATTGILQNDLKRVIAYSTCSQLGYMIFACGISNYSVSIFHLMNHAFFKALLFLSAGSVIHAMSDEQDMRKMGGLASSFPFTYAMMLIGSLSLIGFPFPTGFYSKDVILELAYTKYTFSGNFAFWLGSVSVLFTSYYSFRLLFLTFLVPTNSFGRDRFKCHDAPIPMAIPSILLAIGSLFVGYLAKV